The Pyrenophora tritici-repentis strain M4 chromosome 8, whole genome shotgun sequence genome contains a region encoding:
- a CDS encoding SNARE multi-domain protein: protein MGLFSKKKDKSGKESPAPAAQNPYAAPPAKDPYAQPPPSYPGGADNSFRQEKTPAVTGPGQSYGQRPGGYGAQGASYGAQSGYGQDAYGGGPPQRPGGYGGLGRTPSNDTMSTEAGRNELFGNAPKRQQAQPAQPPQQSGGYGGAQSGGYGGSAPGGYGSATPGGYGAYEDRQLTAEEQEEEDIEATKQEIKFMKQQDVSSTRNALRLAEQAMETGRGTLSTLGAQGERIHNTERNLDLASIQSDRANGQTKELARINASMFSIVPNPFTGNSKREKEMQKAMDQHARDRETREATNRAAWHSANRVNEAQRGIGAAGAGGANSGSKLSRMNNYQFEADDEDEDMEKQIDDNLTQLHTMAKGLNQLGRAIGTEVDAQNEHITRITGKTDQVDDKIARNRLKLERIH from the exons ATGGGTCTCTTTAGCAAGAAGAAGGATAAGAGCGGAAAAGAAAGCCCGGCTCCGGCAGCCCAGAACCCGTATGCTGCACCTCCAGCAAAAGACCCATACGCCCAACCACCTCCCTCATACCCGGGCGGTGCAGACAACTCATTCCGACAGGAGAAGACACCAGCCGTCACGGGACCTGGTCAGAGTTATGGTCAGAGGCCAGGCGGATATGGCGCTCAGGGAGCAAGTTACGGTGCACAGTCAGGGTACGGCCAGGATGCTTATGGTGGAGGACCGCCTCAGCGTCCCGGTGGCTATGGTGGACTCGGTAGGACCCCTTCAAATGATACCATGAGCACCGAAGCTGGCCGCAACGAGCTCTTCGGAAATGCACCAAAGCGCCAACAAGCTCAGCCAGCACAACCACCACAGCAATCCGGTGGTTACGGAGGTGCGCAAAGTGGTGGATACGGTGGCAGCGCTCCTGGCGGCTATGGCTCGGCGACACCCGGTGGTTATGGAGCATACGAAGACCGTCAACTGACGGCTGAGGAACAGGAAGAG GAGGACATCGAAGCCACCAAGCAAGAGATCAAGTTCATGAAGCAACAAGATGTATCCAGCACACGAAACGCCCTCCGCCTAGCTGAACAAGCCATGGAGACCGGTCGCGGCACACTCTCAACCCTCGGCGCACAAGGAGAGCGCATCCACAA CACCGAGCGCAACCTCGACCTCGCCTCCATCCAAAGTGACCGAGCCAACGGCCAAACCAAAGAACTAGCCCGCATCAACGCTAGCATGTTCTCCATCGTCCCTAACCCCTTCACCGGCAACTCGAAGCGCGAAAAGGAAATGCAAAAGGCAATGGACCAGCACGCGCGCGACCGCGAAACTCGCGAGGCCACTAACCGCGCCGCTTGGCACTCTGCAAACCGAGTCAACGAAGCCCAGCGCGGCATCGGAGCCGCTGGTGCTGGTGGCGCGAACAGCGGGTCTAAACTCAGCAGGATGAACAATTATCAGTTCGAGGCtgatgacgaggatgaggataTGGAGAAGCAGATTGATGATAATTTGA CGCAATTGCACACCATGGCCAAGGGTCTTAACCAACTCGGTCGCGCGATTGGTACAGAGGTCGATGCCCAGAATGAACATATTACACGTATCACCGGCAAGACTGATCAGGTCGACGATAAGATTGCTAGGAACAGGCTTAAGCTTGAGCGTATTCACTAA
- a CDS encoding AMS1, Alpha-mannosidase — MGGESHRNVPVPVVAKEYPKLAAGPVGKQIHSIYQSRLRQFMDGGQYRGQSLIGKLTEATASGTDWIKLSVYSPPNLSRPLFKDATSHAFQPTKVGEKFGPSWSTHWFKVQLTLPKHMLDKEHLEFVWDADNEGLIWTEDGHTVHGLTGGGERTQWILPKAFRDGKEHTFYIEMACNGMFGNAPGGDSIQPPAPDRYYTLHTAEVQAVNLEARALYFDFWEISDAAREFPSDSTQAHDAQQICNRIMDTFIAGNGSQESLKAARKIAAEYVGKNVDSAKVYEGDQEALVHGIGYCHIDTCWLWPFDETKRKVNRSWSNQCDLIDRYPELRFCCSQAQQYKWLEQYYPSTFDRVKKKVKEGSFQPIGGSWVEHDTNLPGGESLIRQFLYGQRYFESRFGQRCRTFWLPDTFGYSTQLPQICRISGMTRFLTQKLSWNNINDFPHTTFNWVALDNSQVVCHMPPSETYTCEANFGDVKRSVTQHKSLDQDKSSLIVFGKGDGGGGPTWQHLEKLRRCRGISDTAGLLPRLKLGDSADDFFDRLEKKVENGTELVTWYGELYFELHRGTYTTQSNNKRNNRRSEIMLRDIEYLATLATIKNGFGKRSSYKYPKKDIDDMWENVLLCQFHDCLPGSSIEMCYDDSDRIYAEVFATGERLLSDALAELGFDDNESAWNEDTKLFAMNTLPWNRTEIVELPSTASQARYGSAKTKYGLAHRNGTEKGLGALEVLPLASQFSANQVSIQEIRTNVYELRNSQFVVQVEKGAITSLYDIVADRELIPKGAKAGQLVIFDDKPLYWQAWDVEVYHLQSRQELEPSKVTVTENNIHRVSLQIETKISDKSWVKTTMSLAAAVGSAPAAIEFDAEIEWHETMRFLKVEFPVDIVNTEASYETQFGIVRRPTHYNTSWDMAKFEVCCHKWADLSEATYGVSILNDSKYGFAVAGNVMRLSLLRSSKAPDAHADMGSHKTRYAIFPHKGPLDQRTVRKAFEFNNPLKIVGRNTSLSTAHTSFLNPFHIYGADNLVLDTIKRGEDDEDVSRGELPVKDGHCVVLRVYDSLGGKSKGVLTWGDLKVKKVVKCNALEDEEEELGIREVSVKDGEMEEKGVPIEIRAFEVATFKLVLE, encoded by the exons ATGGGCGGAGAATCACACCGCAATGTACCGGTCCCAGTTGTGGCCAAAGAATACCCCAAACTGGCGGCTGGTCCCGTTGGTAAGCAGATTCACAGTATTTACCAGAGTCGCTTGAGGCAGTTTATGGATGGAGGACAATATAGAGGACAGAGTCTTATAGG CAAGCTCACCGAGGCTACCGCATCCGGTACCGACTGGATTAAGCTCTCTGTCTACTCACCTCCAAACCTCTCACGTCCGCTTTTCAAAGATGCAACCTCGCACGCGTTCCAGCCCACCAAAGTCGGCGAGAAGTTCGGCCCCAGCTGGTCGACGCATTGGTTCAAGGTCCAGCTTACTCTCCCCAAGCACATGCTGGACAAGGAGCACCTTGAGTTTGTCTGGGACGCGGATAACGAGGGCTTAATTTGGACGGAAGATGGACACACTGTACATGGCTTGACTGGCGGAGGCGAGCGGACACAATGGATACTACCCAAGGCGTTCCGGGACGGCAAGGAGCATACCTTCTACATTGAGATGGCATGCAACGGAATGTTCGGAAATGCTCCCGGTGGTGATTCAATCCAGCCGCCTGCTCCTGATAGGTACTACACCCTACACACTGCCGAGGTTCAGGCTGTCAACCTAGAAGCAAGAGCTCTTTACTTTGACTTTTGGGAGATCTCGGATGCTGCCCGCGAGTTCCCTTCGGACTCGACCCAGGCGCATGATGCCCAACAGATTTGCAATCGAATTATGGATACATTTATTGCCGGTAATGGAAGCCAGGAGAGCCTCAAGGCGGCTCGCAAGATTGCTGCCGAATACGTCGGAAAGAATGTGGATTCCGCCAAGGTGTACGAAGGTGACCAAGAGGCTCTCGTGCACGGTATCGGTTACTGCCATATCGACACATGTTGGCTGTGGCCGTTCGACGAGACGAAGCGCAAGGTCAACCGATCCTGGTCGAACCAGTGCGATCTCATTGACCGATACCCCGAACTTCGCTTCTGCTGTTCGCAGGCACAGCAGTACAAGTGGCTTGAGCAATACTACCCATCCACATTTGACCGTGTTAAGAAGAAGGTCAAGGAAGGCAGCTTCCAACCTATCGGTGGTAGCTGGGTTGAGCATGACACCAACTTGCCTGGCGGAGAGTCTCTCATCAGGCAATTCTTGTACGGCCAACGTTACTTTGAGAGTAGATTTGGCCAGCGGTGTCGCACATTCTGGCTTCCGGATACCTTCGGGTACTCCACACAGTTGCCGCAGATCTGTCGCATTTCTGGGATGACGAGGTTCCTGACCCAGAAGTTGAGCTGGAACAACATCAACGACTTCCCCCACACCACCTTCAACTGGGTCGCTCTGGACAACAGCCAGGTCGTTTGCCATATGCCGCCATCGGAGACTTATACTTGCGAAGCCAACTTTGGCGACGTCAAGCGTAGCGTCACCCAACACAAGTCTCTTGACCAAGACAAGTCGTCCTTGATTGTCTTTGGCAAGGGAGATGGAGGCGGTGGCCCAACATGGCAGCACCTTGAAAAGCTTAGGCGATGCCGCGGAATCAGTGACACGGCAGGACTGCTACCTCGACTCAAGCTTGGTGACTCTGCAGATGACTTCTTCGATCGTCTAGaaaagaaggtcgagaatGGCACTGAGCTTGTCACATGGTACGGCGAGCTGTACTTTGAGCTTCACCGTGGTACCTACACTACGCAATCCAACAACAAGCGCAACAACAGAAGGTCCGAAATCATGCTGAGGGACATTGAGTACCTTGCGACTCTCGCTACGATCAAGAACGGGTTTGGCAAACGCAGCTCGTACAAGTATCCCAAGAAGGATATTGACGACATGTGGGAGAATGTGCTGTTGTGCCAGTTCCACGACTGTCTGCCTGGAAGTTCGATCGAAATGTGCTACGATGACTCCGATCGC ATCTATGCCGAAGTATTCGCTACTGGAGAGCGACTGTTGTCTGATGCGCTGGCCGAGCTCGGTTTCGACGACAATGAGTCGGCCTGGAATGAAGATACTAAGCTCTTCGCCATGAACACCTTGCCATGGAATCGCACGGAGATTGTGGAACTCCCGAGCACAGCAAGCCAAGCAAGATACGGTTCTGCTAAGACCAAGTATGGTCTTGCACATCGAAATGGGACAGAGAAGGGCTTGGGCGCTCTAGAGGTCCTCCCTCTAGCATCCCAGTTCTCGGCAAACCAGGTGTCTATCCAAGAAATCCGTACCAACGTGTACGAGCTCCGCAACTCACAGTTTGTCGTTCAAGTTGAAAAGGGCGCAATCACGTCGCTTTACGACATAGTTGCCGACCGCGAGCTGATCCCCAAGGGCGCAAAGGCCGGTCAGCTCGTCATCTTCGATGATAAGCCTCTGTACTGGCAGGCATGGGATGTCGAAGTGTACCATTTGCAATCGCGTCAGGAACTTGAGCCCAGCAAGGTTACAGTCACAGAGAATAACATTCACCGCGTGAGCCTGCAAATTGAAACCAAGATCTCTGACAAATCTTGGGTCAAGACGACAATGAGTCTCGCCGCAGCTGTAGGCTCAGCACCAGCAGCAATTGAGTTTGATGCGGAAATTGAATGGCACGAGACGATGCGATTCCTCAAGGTCGAGTTCCCCGTCGACATTGTAAACACAGAAGCCAGCTACGAAACGCAATTTGGCATCGTCCGCCGACCCACACACTACAACACATCCTGGGACATGGCCAAGTTCGAAGTCTGCTGCCACAAGTGGGCCGACCTATCTGAAGCAACATACGGTGTGTCCATTCTCAACGACAGCAAATACGGCTTCGCCGTCGCTGGAAACGTCATGCGTCTCTCGCTGCTCCGCTCCTCCAAGGCCCCAGACGCCCACGCAGACATGGGCTCCCACAAGACACGCTACGCCATCTTCCCGCACAAGGGCCCCCTAGACCAGCGCACTGTCCGCAAAGCCTTTGAATTCAACAACCCCCTCAAAATCGTCGGTCGCAACACCAGTCTCTCAACCGCACACACCAGCTTCCTCAACCCCTTCCACATCTACGGCGCTGACAACCTCGTCTTGGATACCATCAAGCGCGGTGAGGACGACGAGGATGTATCGAGGGGTGAGTTGCCTGTTAAAGACGGCCATTGTGTTGTGCTGAGGGTGTACGATTCGCTGGGTGGAAAGAGTAAGGGTGTGCTAACTTGGGGTGACTTGAAAGTTAAGAAGGTGGTTAAATGTAATGCGttggaggatgaagaggaggagTTGGGGATTAGAGAGGTTAGTGTCAAGGATGGGGAGATGGAGGAGAAGGGTGTGCCGATTGAGATTCGGGCGTTTGAGGTGGCGACTTTCAAGTTGGTGCTTGAGTAG
- a CDS encoding UbiH, 2-polyprenyl-6-methoxyphenol hydroxylase and related FAD-dependent oxidoreductase: protein MAPGTKPQIIQKQYRDDSSKLDVIIVGAGLGGLGAAISTLLAGHNIHILESAPEIGEIGAGIQCLPNSSRVLISWGLEEYLSQHATMPRLCNMIGWKGNKISEMDFHEYEKECGTPFWDFHRANLHMGLLERAVELGAKMTTKARVVDVQYEHDAHNGSTRAVAVCLDGTRYKADLVVGADGINSKCREILLGHEDPPLLTGDLAYRLLLNTEDMLKDPELRGFVEDPQVNYWMGPDAHAVNYVLRGGKLFNMVLLVPDDMPAGANTLAGNVEEMRSLYKDWDPRIPKLLALCQSVSKWRLMIRPGLDPTWSHESGAYTILGDAAHATLPYLASGAGMSLEDGHVLGLCLAKIKNKSTAEKKRALAVYERCRRERTERVVSRGNRQQYLYHVHDGPVQQERDRTLRAFGEFNGKGRISKEEYEAKGLKVEDDPLAWRWGGVGSWLLTYVCEEDVEQRWKEYEAESRAEMGGEGVRAVL, encoded by the exons ATGGCACCCGGTACTAAACCTCAAATCATACAGAAACAATACAGAGACGACTCAAGCAAGCTCGAT GTTATCATCGTCGGCGCTGGTCTCGGTGGCCTCGGAGCAGCCATATCGACTTTACTCGCCGGTCATAACATTCACATTCTCGAATCCGCGCCTGAGATAGGCGAAATTGGTGCTGGAATCCAATGCCTCCCCAACTCATCACGAGTTCTCATCTCCTGGGGCCTCGAAGAATATCTCTCACAGCATGCCACCATGCCGCGACTATGCAATATGATCGGCTGGAAGGGGAACAAGATAAGCGAAATGGACTTCCATGAGTATGAGAAGGAGTGTGGGACACCATTTTGGGACTTCCACCGGGCCAACCTACACATGGGCTTGCTAGAGAGGGCCGTTGAGCTGGGTGCGAAGATGACTACCAAGGCCAGGGTTGTGGATGTGCAATACGAGCATGATGCGCATAACGGCTCTACCAGAGCTGTTGCTGTATGTCTGGACGGAACACGTTACAAGGCTGATCTAGTGGTCGGCGCGGATGGTATCAACTCCAAGTGCCGAGAGATACTACTAGGCCACGAAGACCCACCGCTCCTAACAGGCGATTTGGCTTATCGACTTCTGCTCAATACAGAAGATATGCTCAAGGATCCCGAGCTAAGAGGATTTGTAGAAGACCCCCAGGTTAATTACTGGATGGGGCCAGATGCACACGCTGTCAACTATGTACTCCGTGGCGGCAAGCTCTTCAACATGGTATTATTAGTACCAGACGACATGCCCGCAGGTGCCAATACACTCGCCGGAAACGTCGAGGAAATGCGTTCCCTCTACAAAGACTGGGATCCACGGATACCAAAGCTTCTCGCTCTATGCCAATCAGTGTCAAAATGGCGTCTTATGATCCGACCTGGTCTCGATCCTACCTGGTCACATGAATCCGGCGCGTACACCATCCTCGGCGATGCTGCACACGCAACCCTACCATACCTTGCCTCTGGTGCGGGCATGTCTCTGGAAGACGGTCATGTCCTAGGCCTCTGTCTCGCCAAGATAAAGAACAAATCCACGGCTGAGAAGAAGCGCGCCCTCGCCGTCTACGAGCGCTGCCGCCGCGAACGCACCGAACGTGTTGTTTCGCGCGGAAATCGCCAGCAATACCTCTACCACGTTCATGATGGTCCCGTGCAGCAAGAACGTGATCGCACCCTCCGTGCTTTTGGGGAGTTCAACGGCAAGGGAAGGATTAGCAAGGAAGAATATGAGGCAAAGGGGTTGAAAGTTGAAGATGATCCATTGGCGTGGAGGTGGGGTGGGGTTGGTAGCTGGTTGCTTACGTATGTATGTGAGGAGGATGTTGAGCAGAGGTGGAAGGAGTATGAGGCCGAGAGCAGGGCAGAAATGGGTGGAGAGGGGGTTAGAGCGGTGCTGTAG
- a CDS encoding Amidase domain containing protein, which produces MTISHGPQWQQTATKKKQLRDEAIQRFVDAETIQSELNRSQNTNGNLRELTAVDGVDSVSIAITTRAMTASQLLYAYINRLTEIFFEDAIRQANELDDFFKQNGRLVGPLHGVPMTLKDQFDVKGYDSTLGYVGRAFKPAQQDCVLVSLLKEMGAIIVAKSNLPQSIMWCETDNPLWGLTVHPKDPAFTCGGSTGGEATLLSLQGSMVGWGTDIGGSVRIPSHMNGLYALKPSSTRLPYQGVSVSTDGQEHVPSVIGPMARNMDSLVAVTKAVIDASPWDQDPKCCPVPWRSQVYEDAQSRPLIVAVMRDDGVVKCHPPISRVIDEVASKLEKAGHEVVSWSPGSLHQNCIDIMDQYYTADGGEDIRRDVEAGGEPFIPHVEALINKGKPVSVYEYWQLNKKKLELQKRYLDLWNSTKSEKSGKPIDVLLTPVMPHSAVPHRKCRWVGYTKVFNFVDYPAVVLPAGQVSKELDGEAAGLMGLYQPRNTLDEWNWNTFDLDAMDGMPIGVQIVSRRLQEEKALGAAKAIDTILKCTS; this is translated from the exons ATGACCATCTCCCATGGCCCTCAATGGCAGCAGACGGCTACCAAAAAGAAACAGTTACGTGATGAAGCCATACAGAGATTCGTTGATGCTGAAACAATACAATCCGAG CTTAATAGGTCTCAAAATACGAATGGCAATCTTCGTGAATTGACGGCAGTTGATGGCGTTGACTCAGTTTCGATCGCCATCACAACTCGTGCTATGACGGCATCGCAGCTGCTCTATGCCTACATCAACCG TCTTACAGAGATTTTCTTCGAAGATGCAATCAGGCAGGCCAATGAGCTGGACGATTTCTTCAAGCAAAATGGCCGGCTTGTTGGGCCACTGCATGGGGTGCCCATGACTCTCAAAGACCAATTCGATGTCAAGGGATATGATAGCACACTAGGCTATGTCGGGCGCGCCTTCAAGCCCGCGCAGCAAGACTGTGTGTTGGTTTCCTTACTAAAAGAAATGGGCGCAATCATTGTTGCAAAATCAAATCTGCCACAGAGCATCATG TGGTGCGAGACAGACAATCCACTCTGGGGCCTCACTGTTCATCCCAAAGACCCCGCTTTCACCTGCGGAGGCTCTACCGGGGGAGAAGCGACGCTTCTGTCCCTCCAAGGCTCTATGGTTGGGTGGGGCACTGATATTGGAGGTAGCGTGCGAATACCGTCCCACATGAACGGACTATACGCCCTTAAGCCGAGTAGTACACGGCTTCCTTACCAAGGCGTATCAGTTTCAACCGACGGCCAAGAGCACGTACCTTCCGTCATAGGGCCGATGGCACGCAACATGGACTCCCTCGTTGCAGTCACCAAGGCCGTCATTGATGCAAGCCCTTGGGACCAAGATCCAAAGTGCTGTCCCGTGCCTTGGCGCTCTCAAGTCTACGAAGATGCTCAGTCAAGACCGTTGATAGTTGCGGTCATGCGGGATGATGGCGTTGTCAAATGCCACCCACCCATCTCGCGCGTAATAGACGAGGTTGCATCAAAGCTAGAAAAGGCAGGACATGAAGTGGTGTCATGGAGCCCAGGTAGTCTTCATCAAAATTGCATTGATATTATG GATCAGTACTACACGGCAGACGGCGGTGAAGACATCCGACGGGACGTCGAAGCTGGCGGCGAGCCGTTTATTCCACACGTGGAGGCCCTGATCAACAAGGGGAAACCCGTCTCTGTATACGAGTACTGGCAACTGAACAAGAAGAAACTGGAACTGCAGAAGCGCTACCTCGACCTCTGGAACTCCACCAAGTCAGAGAAAAGCGGCAAGCCAATCGATGTACTACTAACACCAGTCATGCCACATTCCGCAGTTCCACATCGGAAGTGTCGATGGGTTGGGTACACCAAGGTGTTCAACTTTGTCGACTACCCCGCTGTAGTGCTACCCGCTGGCCAGGTATCGAAAGAGCTTGATGGCGAGGCTGCAGGACTCATGGGCTTATACCAACCCCGGAATACGCTAGACGAATGGAATTGGAACACTTTTGATTTGGATGCGATGGATGGAATGCCAATAGGCGTACAGATAGTATCACGCAGGTTGCAGGAGGAGAAGGCGCTAGGTGCGGCCAAGGCTATCGATACCATATTGAAGTGCACGTCTTAG
- a CDS encoding UbiH, 2-polyprenyl-6-methoxyphenol hydroxylase and related FAD-dependent oxidoreductase, whose amino-acid sequence MPVLCTASPHYRETFSPPAVHEGRVRGAMAVVNGLKMGSSSAENQTLPLHLPPVPVYPHLCLNLVADYYCIQPTLKNGFNMVTHEALNVNVDQSTYVSQAEDGSRCDQPKQRDLEGTPQFVHAQDTDYSSFMSDVMVVGAGPGGLMLADNLVRFGIKTRIIDDRPDRTSTGRADGIQPKSIETLRQMRLAEPLLRKGVKIYDIAFWKSTAEQSLHRTGREVHYPPVVDLLDPYILLVHQGMVESVFEDDLRERGVVVLRNTAFVDFEYTPMSIRPLTVNCQQNVNHVKKTFSARYIVGCDGAHSKVRKCIPGATPVGSSTDAIWGVLDGVLDTDFPDIWSKVVVQHDTLGSVLMIPRERGLTRLYIELRPDSTEVAGAKETTQEFVQKRAQTILHPYRLEWRNVEWFSRYRIGQRVAARFTDDQQRVFIAGDASHTHSPKAAQGMNTSMHDAWNLAWKLNFATRGLAKPALLESYEQERQKIAKDLIDFDYEHANAFHAGDPAALAANFAKNVAFISGYGVNYDPNTLNVLAKGYNRGHLKPGFLLPPAKVTRFIDANPVDIQTDIPALGQFRIYFFTHNIRNSMPFLETVCHAHSGNSSYVGRVTAAGNASYTVQPPLAAPHDQFVIPERYTPVSGVFTYALVTDEDRNNFEIKDLPPVLRESSFTLYLDDVPEKDTRKQTCMQKWLDGLDENEVVVVNARPDGYVGTVKRFADGSRDNGTRAVLWMDQYYEQFMRDI is encoded by the exons ATGCCTGTCCTTTGCACAGCGTCACCCCATTACAGGGAAACCTTTTCGCCGCCAGCAGTACATGAAGGCAGAGTCCGCGGCGCCATGGCAGTCGTCAATGGGTTGAAAATGGGCAGCAGCTCAGCAGAGAATCAGACGTTGCCCCTCCATCTTCCTCCCGTACCTGTGTACCCCCATCTTTGCCTTAACTTAGTGGCCGACTATTACTGCATACAGCCGACTTTAAAGAATGGCTTCAATATGGTCACTCATGAAGCGCTCAACGTCAACGTCGACCAGTCCACCTACGTCAGTCAGGCAGAAGATGGCTCCCGGTGTGACCAGCCGAAGCAGCGTGA CTTGGAGGGGACGCCGCAGTTTGTACACGCACAAGATACCGACTATTCGAGCTTCATGAGTGATGTCATGGTCGTCGGCGCAGGGCCCGGTGGCCTCATGCTCGC CGACAACCTCGTCCGATTTGGCATAAAGACGCGTATCATCGACGACCGACCCGATCGAACCTCGACCGGACGTGCCGATGGAATCCAACCAAAGTCGATCGAAACGCTGCGCCAGATGCGTCTTGCCGAGCCATTGCTACGAAAGGGCGTCAAGATCTACGACATTGCTTTCTGGAAGTCGACGGCCGAGCAGTCGTTGCACCGCACTGGTCGTGAGGTCCACTACCCCCCAGTGGTTGACCTGCTCGACCCCTACATCCTATTAGTACACCAGGGAATGGTGGAAAGCGTATTTGAAGATGACTTGAGGGAACGCGGTGTTGTCGTTCTAAGGAACACGGCCTTTGTTGACTTTGAGTACACGCCAATGTCCATCCGTCCCCTCACCGTCAACTGTCAACAAAACGTCAATCACGTGAAGAAGACCTTCTCCGCGCGATACATAGTGGGCTGTGATGGTGCGCATTCCAAAGTGCGCAAGTGCATACCGGGAGCGACGCCTGTGGGCTCTTCGACCGATGCCATCTGGGGCGTATTGGATGGCGTGCTTGACACCGACTTCCCTGACATCTGGAGCAAAGTGGTCGTCCAGCACGACACACTCGGATCAGTCCTCATGATCCCCCGTGAGAGAGGCCTTACCCGGCTATACATCGAGCTACGGCCAGACTCGACCGAGGTGGCTGGTGCAAAGGAAACCACACAAGAGTTCGTGCAAAAGCGAGCGCAGACGATATTACACCCCTATCGCTTGGAGTGGAGGAATGTAGAGTGGTTCAGCCGCTACAGGATCGGACAACGGGTAGCAGCGCGCTTCACTGACGACCAACAACGGGTCTTCATCGCCGGCGACGCGAGCCACACTCACTCGCCCAAGGCAGCGCAAGGAATGAACACATCGATGCACGACGCATGGAATCTTGCCTGGAAGCTCAACTTCGCTACGCGCGGTCTTGCGAAGCCTGCACTGCTCGAATCCTACGAACAGGAGCGACAGAAGATTGCCAAGGATCTCATCGACTTCGACTACGAGCACGCTAATGCTTTCCACGCCGGTGACCCAGCAGCGTTAGCTGCAAATTTCGCTAAGAACGTCGCCTTCATCTCCGGCTATGGCGTCAACTACGATCCCAATACCCTCAACGTGCTTGCAAAGGGCTACAACCGGGGTCACTTGAAGCCAGGCTTCTTATTACCGCCTGCAAAGGTCACCCGCTTCATCGATGCCAACCCGGTAGACATCCAGACGGATATCCCAGCCCTGGGCCAATTTCGTATCTACTTCTTCACTCACAACATCCGAAATTCCATGCCTTTCCTGGAAACTGTGTGTCATGCACATTCGGGGAACAGCTCATATGTTGGCCGAGTAACCGCTGCTGGCAACGCCTCATACACTGTTCAGCCTCCCCTGGCAGCACCACACGATCAATTTGTCATTCCCGAACGATACACTCCAGTTAGCGGCGTCTTCACATACGCCCTAGTCACCGATGAGGACCGCAACAACTTTGAGATTAAGGATCTGCCTCCGGTGCTCCGCGAGTCATCTTTTACGTTGTATCTCGACGACGTCCCGGAAAAGGATACCCGTAAGCAGACATGTATGCAGAAGTGGCTGGACGGGCTTGATGAAAATGAGGTTGTGGTTGTTAATGCCCGGCCAGACGGTTACGTGGGCACTGTCAAGCGATTTGCAGATGGAAGTAGAGACAATGGTACTAGGGCTGTGCTCTGGATGGACCAGTACTATGAGCAGTTCATGCGGGATATATAG